Below is a genomic region from Sorghum bicolor cultivar BTx623 chromosome 9, Sorghum_bicolor_NCBIv3, whole genome shotgun sequence.
TGTGTTCCATGTCAATGCGACAATGTCCTGCACAGAATATGAAGGCAGCCGTGCACAGATACTGAAATGAAAATTTATGCCAAGTGGAAGAGCTCGTGCAGGACTCGGGGTTTTTATGGCCATCACCACCTACCTGCAGGAAGCTTCATGTAATCCACTCTCCATATGCATTCTCTGAAAAAAACAGCACTTTCTTTTGACAAACCATCTGTTAAACAAATTGACTTGTATCCTTAAAAAAACAAATTGACTTGTATTCTTAACCAAAAAAAGCAAACAAACAAATTGACTTGTTCATCTGGACGTTACTCTCGGCAGGTTATTTGTTTATTTCTGAAGGGGCCAGCTAGGATGCACTGTTGGTGTGGCGACTAATGGTAAATTTGCAAGACAGCTGTTGAAACGGCATACTTTAGCTTACATTTGTACTTCAGGTCAAAGCTATTCTTATCTCAAAATTAATGGTTTTCATATCAAAATACCATAATAACTATGCAGAAAAATCAGGGGTCAGATATGTTAATATTAGACAAGTGTGTGCACACGCACACACCCAATGAGAACCCCCATCTTCAGGAGACTTGTTCAAACATGTTTAGCAAGGGGTTGGCATCGCATCCTCCAACACCTTTGAGAGCAAAAGTTGCTTGTTAATAAGGCAACGGAACGTCATGTTTATAATTTTCATGTATTGATGCTTGTGGAGAAAGGAAAATATAGCTCCATAGTGCAACGTCGCAAGCAACAGAAATGTAAACAGTCCTTCCTGAGTTACTGAAGGTCACAAGCAATGCCTGTTTAAGGCTTACTTTTTCGTAACCATTTCAAATCAGAATTGTCAGCATTGAGCCATTGACTTCATTGTTTCCCCTTTGATAATGACAATCCTTAGCAAACTGGAAAGCTCTATGAATAATGATGATTTCAAAAAAGCAGAAAGGGATAGCTATAGCAGCTTACAGTGATGACAAGCTTTCTTCACTTATAGTTGCTGTTCCATGTTGTGGACAAATCAAAAGCACAATGACTTTCTAACTGTTATCTGACATGGCAATGAGTTGTACTaacaccatacaagcatcaatggTTTTAAGTCGTATTTTCCTTTATGATGGAAAGTGCATTTTCCTATGCTGAAGATTTTTAAATTTGACTGCATTTCATAACTTTGTGCATTTTTCCATGAATATCTTCATATTTTTAAAACTCTGTATCAGTCCCTTTCTGCTAATGGGTTACGAAATTTCATCTTGTTGAATTATAAATTTCTCTTCTGCAAGAGAGCAACTACATAGCCCTAAGTACTGAGTACATATTGACAGTCATTAAACACAATAGTATTTATGATTTGCAATATGGATTAAACATTGTTTTAAATAGTTGGATTCAATGATAGTCACTTTCAGTTGCAATGTTAGAGCACTTACGGAAAAAACTGGGTCAAATGGATTTGACAAGTTGGTGTGTACATATCATCCATTGATTGGGCAACCATCCAGCATGTTATAAATGCATGATAGCCATGTTTAtcgcctcttttttttttgtcatataCTTTTATGATAAGGATGATATATGCTGTGCAGATTTTTCTTGGTCTTAGGTTGAATTGGTAACTGATGAAGGTCCCATGAATTGACTATGAGGGCGCTGGTCCCTGGCTTGCTACCGACAATTTACAAGTACTTTGTAGGACGATTTACCAACAATTATTTTGGTCAAAACACACGTTTAATCAATTTTTTGTATCACTACTAAATAATCAGATGGTCATACATGTTTGCCACGGGAAAAAGTATTTGGTACAGTTTTATTTTTATCCTCACAATCAAACACCAGAGTCAATTGAACACCACGCGATGTACAACAGACTGCCTACTTTTTTCTTCAGTTTTTGTGCTGTCTCCGTGTTCATCTAGTCTAGCAAGCAAGTTATACAGCTAATTTGCTCATCACTTATTACAATATCGATCACATCCCACACCAAACACACTGCACGCACATGAACTGACAACCGGTATGGTTAACTTGCAGCCACTCCAGTGAATCCTGAAGAACCTGACTGACTGGCAAGAACATCGGTGGCGCTAGCAGGGTTGATAACCCTGCAGTTGCGCCTGATCTCGCCCTGCGTCCCGGTGAGCACCTCGATCTTCCCCATCTTGACCATGGACTTGGCAAACTTCCTCTTCCATGTGGTCTCGTTGCGCACAAAGGAGTCCACCAGCGCCTTCATGGTTGCGTTGGTTAGCAGCGCAGCGTCCGACTCAAAGAGGCCGAGGTTGTTGGTCAGGCCGACGTAGTACTTGTTGTCGAACTTGTCGGGTGTGATGATGTCCATGAACGTTGTCGTGTTCGGGAAGAACTGGCTGCTGTTGGACGGGCAGATGCTCTTGAGGAGAAATGCGTAGGCTTTGCTCAGCGCCGGATCAATCTGTACACAGCAGCAGTGGATATGGATAACCAGGTAAGAACTAAGAGGTAAGAACTGCGCTAATACAAAGGCAGAAGCTTGAGCAGCCTAGTTTTTGCTTTTCAGAGAGGGAAGTGTCACTCTTATTACCCCGTCAGCTGAGCCGCTGAAGTTGTAGAGCCGGTCGCCCAGGTTGGCAGGTCCGGCGAAGCTGCTGCAGTGGGAGACACCGAGGGTGTGTGCACCGGAGAGGACAACCATGTCCTCAAGGGTGAGGTTCTTGGAGGCGAAGCGGTCTACCAGTTGGGTGGCATTGAAAAACGGCGGAGGCAGGTTGTTCGTGGCCTGGGTGGCATTGGATACCCTGCCGTCACGGCGTCCGGACGGCACCTGGTAGCCGAGGCCACCGGTGAGCACGACGCTGTCCCTCGCCGCGAAGGCGAGGATGTCGGCGCAAGAGACCACGCCGGGGCACTGCGCCTCCAGGGACGCCTTGGCGCGGTCGACCACGTCGAAGAACCTGAGGCTCGGGTTGTTGGCGGGCGAATCCTTCTCAGCCGTGTTGTTGGCCGTGGAGTCGATCAGCACCGAGCCGTCGCAGCCCTGCAAGGAGTTCATTTGAAGCGTCACTCAGGTATAGAGTTCTTGCTCTTTGCTCTGCTTTTGAATAGACGTCGTGTTCTAGACTTCTAACATGGAATGGAAATAATCATATGTATCTAGTCTAGATACCTAAAGTCTTGCAAAATACTTCTATACTGTTATCTTTTCAAGAACTTCTTTACATGAAACCTTACTAAAGTCTATgtagagaaaaaagaaaagaaaatgcaATGGAGGTTGCAATTTAGGACATGCTGATCAGTATCTAGCTATATAGTACGCTGCAGACGATACTACATCGTTGTACATGTGcttacttttgtttttttttgatgaATATGAATAATCACGTGCTTACTCTGACGAAGCAGTCATGGAAGTGCATGCGGATGAGCGCGGGAGCGACGCCGGAGCTGTTGCCGAACGCGGCGGCCACGGTCTGCTGCACGATGCTCTCGGCGGAGGGGCACGTCTTGTTGTAGAAGCCGACGTCGAGGCGGGCTGTGACCGAGACCAGCAGCGCCGCGAGGAGCGTGGCGACGAGCAGGCAGCAGCGCTTAGTCGTCATGGCTACTGCAGGGAGCtcgtgctgttgctgctgctgccgttTAGTGATCTGGATGCATGAGCATGGCTGGGTGTCGCCACAAGAGGGGTTTATAGTGAGCTGGGACACGAGTTGTTGCCGACCTTTAGAAAATGGAAGAGCAGTTTTGTCACAGTGGAAGGCACTCTGAATCTTCTCTGAAAATAGGTGAGTTGTTTTCTTCTACATACACTGTATTGGCTCTCATTATCTgtgtctgtttttttttttttgaataacgAACTCCATTGGTGTTAAGTGCAGTGTACATGGATGAGATCGATCAGATCCCAGTTTGCACTCCTAACAGGACACTTGACTGTGATGTTTGTCAATGAGCACAAGAAAAAGGCAGGAGaagctggccttgtttagttccaaaattttttagaaacttaAGACaaaaattattcaattatggactaactagactcaaaagattcatctcgtcaattctgaccaaactgtgtaattagtttttattttcgtctatatttaatactccatgcatgcgtctaaagattcgagacgaggaatctgaaaaaattttgcaaaatcgacactgtagcacttttgtttgtatttgacaaaaattgtccaatcatggactaggctcaaaagattcgtctcgtcaattttgaccaaactgtgcaattagtttttattttcatctatatttaatactccatgcatgcgtctaaagattcgatgtgacggtaaatctaaaaaattttgcaaaattttttgggaactaaacaaggccaaggtatATCCAATTCGGTGGTGGTTGAGCCTTAAAGAATCTTCCGTGGATTGTCTGAAAACATGTGAAAACATGTGCTTCAGGCTCTGGTCCACGTTCAAAGTGGCCAGAGTCGTCGTCAGAAGCCGTCACATGACATGAGGGAAGCCATAAAAGTACGTTCGAGTTCTGCCTTGTGAAAAAGAAGATGATTGTAGGCTTTTATTTTACTTTTACTACTTTTTTTTGGCTTTGTGCCCTATAAACTTAATTAGATGAGTTCTAAACATGTGAAAGGGGCAAACCTTTATGCTTCGTTCCTTTGACGTAAACAGGCAAGATCCATTTCCCGTTATGGGTCATATACTTACATCTCATAGGATGATGTATCTCTACAGTTAATGAGTTTGACAACAATAGTATATATTATGTGTATTATCTAATTCCAAAAGTAAAGTCCGAGCCAGCAGGtatgtatgtttatatttttgcaCATTGTATACCAACAATCTCAATCAAAGTGAGGAGGCTCTGTCAAATCAAGTTTTGCTTTCTGCAATCCTCAGACAAGGAATTAACGGGTAATGATGATGATTCTGGCAGCATGCATGGATACGTGGAGAACGAATACAGATGCTTTGGTTTGGTTTTCTGCAATATCTCTGTCAAATCAACACTTGCACGTGGAAAACCAAAGCAGCATCGATCTCTTTTCCTTTGGAGAACGAATAGATGATCAGCAATGTGCTGGAAGACCAGAAAGATGGAACAAGTCGTCGTGATCGGAAACAGTGACATCCACGAAACATGCATGGAATAAAGGAAATTAGATATTGAATATTGGCAGCTACAAAAGTGTACTAGTAGACAGTTAATCTGCAAGTGGCAAGGAGCAGCTATAGCTTGAAAACCCTTTAATATGAGGAAATTTAGTTAGTACTAAGTACTATGGGCTAATGCCTTCAAAGCCTTGACTCTTCTACTATATTGACCAAACATCACGGATGCAGGGTACACGTACTGCAAAATACCGTGGTACGCAattttttcaattttttttataaaatgacaAACAAGGAGGTTTGATGTCATGTGATCATCCATTTTCAAAACATGGACCATTCTACCAACGCAGCTGAtgaatcatgcatgcatgtgcccCCATTTGACTGAATCCGGAGGTTGCATTGCATCTGCTTGCCTTCTTGGTGATATGTCTCCTCTTACAGTAGCCTGACAGTAACCCATCagtggctgtctgtccagtAATTGCTCCATCATCAGTACCAAAGTTGCCTCAGCAACTGGACCATGCTAAGACCGGATACCACACTTGACAATTGCCCAACCATATTGCTTGGTTAGTCTGAAAAGGAAGAAAATGATGAACATCCATCACCTATTGATATGGATGTGGATCCTGTGTCAGATGAAGAGAGCCAACAGCCAAGTACTGAGACAGAAAAAGGACGGAAATATAAACAAAGCAAGGCGCATCTAGTGTAGCTGAGAAAAATTATGGGGCACAACCAACTGCTGATGGTGCTAATTTGAGCACTAAAATCTCATCTCCAAAAATGCCCATAGGGTACTGTTGCAGCCATCTGTAGGAAGGCAACCAACTACTGGTTTACATGGAGATCATTGGGTTGCTACTCCTATGATTCAGCACTATAGTAAGGCAAGCAAATACACTTGTACAGCAAGCAATAACTACACTTGATGAAAGGGTCGGCTGATTTGTTAGCTGGCTCGACAATTAATTGTAGTTAGCGATTCAGGAAAATGACACAGGACGTGTTCCCTTGCCGTTTGAACCCGTTGAAATGAAGAACAAAAACTCCAAGCAGTTGAACATGGATTGTCCCTCACCAAAAACTTGTACTAGCAACCCTGCTATGCCCTACTTGCGCAAGAAAAAAGGAGTGCGTCGGCAGGAGACTAGAACATGCTGGAATGTGCCTCAAAGCTGAAGGCGTGCAACAATCTTGAGGAGGCCTCTCAGATAGACAaagatattgatcctatttcaTCACTTAATTATTCTTTTTATGATTTCAATATGACTAAAATTCACTAGTAATGCTGGCATTTTTGGGCTCTTCGGAAGATATGTAGCATTAGCTCTTGTGTTAATTAATTTTTTAAGAGTGTTGAGGGATCTAGACAAATAGCTCCACTCGGCAAAGGCCAGGATTCAGGTAGTGTAAATTAAATTTGACGGGCATTGGCATTCATACCCCCACTTCAAATCAGGGATTCAGGGCATCCCATTTCCATTAGATGTCCAACGGAAATACAGAGAGTTTAGACTAAGAAGAAAAGAACATATAAGAGACCTTCATTCATACCCCCACTTTCAGGGATTAGTATGGTTTTGCCcccttttttttagttttgtgtCTTTTGCCCCTGTTATTTCAGATTAAAGGTAGACTTTGCTCCTATTGTACCGTGTGAATTCTGAGATAAAAATGACAATTTTGCTCTGTCGGATTTGCCCTCGCTTTTGTTGGTTCTTCATGATTTTACCTCTATTTTGAATTCAAAGGTTTAGACATtacttttgtagatttttttcaaagattttGGCAACAAAATTTGACACAATTTACTGTCTACATTTTATATCTGCATATATATGTACGTGCATGACCGTCTTCGCTCACGGTAAGAATCAGATGCGGCAGGAGAATTGCAAGTAGAcatgcatatatacatatatatatatacgcatACGCTTGCCAAGGCATATCCGGATATCTATCCCTAGCTGCTAGCTAGGTTTGGCGGCATCGATGCTAATTGGCGATTGCAAAGTGTGAAACAGCTCATATGGACCACAAAACCCATGGAAAATCGAAGTTCACATGCAATGCATCTCTGGATGCCAACTTTTGAAAGCGAAAACTAGTCATCGGCTCGCAGCAGTCCCCAATCGTACTTCCCAGCAACAAGAAAGAATCATGTGCGCGCGGCAGCTTGTTGAGCTACACTGATGATGAGTAGATGACGAGGCTGCTCCTGGACTAGGTGAGGTCCCTGATGAATAGATGAGAACCTCTTGGAGACcacaagcatatatatatatatatgcatacacTGATATGATGTCGGTCTTTTTACACGGTCTTAATttgtttttgtatttttttaatcCTAGGTCACCTGACACCGGTACAAACCAAGGGTGAACCGAGGCTTTAAATTAATTAGAATCATAAAAGCAACTCCAACAACTTGACTATTCTTGTTGTGCAGGCTATTTTAGAACTTGTATATCAGAAAAATAGATGTGgtatttggttttgtaaaaatagaaagttggctatctcttgattttcggtggcgatatatagccaaccactgacatgagctatctaattttgtaaggtcagtctcaatgcatgttttatgagagtgtcatgcacattaaatagggtgccacataagcaaaattgctgacttggcagggtcattaaatgaaggagtttcatcagatgagagaggagtttcatcctcatgaaactcctatggctcggttacctagtttatagtcttggtaactgtattatgaaactatgcattgagactagcctaagaCAACAAAGCTGTTGTGggcctcttctttttttttaagaagttatctattttataaaatgactAAACAATGaaatttggctactaattttagccaagctcttggagttgctctaaggatAAATTCACAAACTTGTAGAGGTATAAAATCACAATTGCACTCTACAACAGAGGCATAAACACTAGATTCCCCATATTTAGTTCTAGAGGAGAATAAAAAACAGTTGGAGGCTTTGGAGAATGGGGAGTGAGTAAAAAGGAACTTGACCATCTTACCTCTAACCACATTTGTGGCAATATGGTAGAGGGACTCTTTCAGAAGATGAACTAGTGAATAGCGCGCGCCATCGCGCGTATATGCAGTTACAATGATAGTTTGAACTTGAAAGAAGTGCAGTGAATAAAAAGTACAAAGATATATATTTAAGATGTATAATATGCTAGAATTGGGCTCATAATTATAATTGGgtaatataaaaagtttaggtcATGAGACATTTTTCCTCAAGAGGGTTTCCTTTTGGGTGGCTGTCTGGAACTCTTATAAGGCCTATAGGACCGGTATAGTAAGTGCACGCTGAGGATGTTTGAGGTGGGAAGCAGGATCAGCCACACGTTGAAAAATGGTGATGCAAACATGCTGCCGATCGATGGCCTCTGTGCAACAAGCAAGAACCACGAGGTCAGAAAACGATGAAAATGGACATAGAACTAAGTCTGATTGTTGCACGCTTGCAGGGCGCGCGCTATCGTATTGCTCTGTGTATTTGAGGACACTGGAACCTATGTCCAACCAGTAGAAAGATCTAATTATGTTGTGTTTCATACGTGGGTGTGTGGCCAATATTGTAAATCTCTATAACCAGACACTAATCTTTTATAATCTAACAATGTCATACCTGGGGAGAAGGTCCAAGGTCCAGTACCATGGGGAGCAAGTAGTAGTGTAATTCTGAAAACATATGGAAGGAAACAACATAGAtgctaaaatatttttattgagAAGGCCTAACcaaactgggaaaatattggagacAAATCATACGAATTTACACACTATCCACTGAATATTAAACGAGGTTGATGTCAACGTCTAAATTTTAGAATGTAACTTTCTGACCTGAACAAGGAATGCCACCCATACAAATGAAAGAAGATCAACCTCCTTGCAGTGAATGTTCTCTATAAGTGATGGCTGAAACAGTGAAAGTTTTCTAGATTATAAAATCTATTTAACTACACTTTGAAAAGAGTGCAGCTGAGTATATATATGATCATTAGATACTTATCACCTCATCTGATGAGAGTTTTTTGTCTACTGTCACACCTGGCCCAGTACGAAGTGGTTCATACTCTGCTTCCTCACCTGAACGTTTGGAAAGGGTAAGAAATAAATTCCGCATTTGTGACAAATGAGCACATTTGTTTCTTTCTCTCTTACCTGCAGTTTGCTCCAAACGTTTCACAGCCTCCTGGATATATAGTAGTTCACATCCGAAGTTATGCATGTAGTTAAAATGAGCGGAGCAGTTAAGTAAATAGTTCCATAGTCGGTGACATTACACAACTATAGTAGGTTACATGTAACTGAAACTACGATGTAATATACAAAAACTGGAAGCATGCATCTTGCTGGTTGTCATGACCTGTTGTAGGAACATAAGGAATTAATAAACGATAAGGAAGAAATAGTTTCTTGGGACAAAGTACGGTGGTAGGTTGGGTAGCAAGTGTGTAGCATATGGAGATCAAATTTATATTTTCAGTGCTGCTTGCAATTAGACCTTTTTCTGCAGCACTAAAATGCAGATTTACTTTCAGAATCacaaattatttaaaaaatacAGGAATAGTAGGTCAAATCTAATTGCAATTATTTATCCGTTTCCGTTTGGGATTGGGGTTGGATAATCGAGGTTGCTCACTGTGAATAATCATGTCACCATGGTTCTCCTATGATTTGGTTGCATGGTGATCAAGGAACCATAAATTAGCGCCACAGAGACTTTGTATCACAATTGCAATAAAAAACATCAACACTTAAAGTAAAAATCAAGTTATGCAATACTAAGGATCAATCGGAGAACACACGTAAAAGGCTGTCATATATGCCAATCTTAAATCTAAATCTAGGAGATCTCTAAAGGCAATAGAAATTGATTGTAATGTTATCACAAATTTTCACTCTTGAACGCTGAGACCCTATTTTCAGCTACATACTTCAAGTCAGTTATAGCATCAAAATATTTCTCATCATCTGTATAGACTTTCAAATGGCACTAAATCTATACACAATTTTCAGTATTGTgagtagccatttctcccaagTACATAATTGAGAAGTTAAAAAATCATATAGTATTTCATCTTGCTACCTCCCCTGATAATTTCATTTAGTATAGCAGTACAAAGGACAATTTAAGATTTTCGTGATAAACCACACAAATAAGCCATTTCATGACAGAGACTGTGTACAAAATTTTCATTCATTCAAGAAGCATACTACATTTAACTCTTGTTAATAGGCTAAAATGGCAACAAACTGTACCTGATATAGCCTGTCCATCAGCCGCAGGGGTGTTGGGCATTACTCTAGTAATGTGCCATCGAACTAAAATGATGTTTGTTGCTCAGATGTTCCTTGTGGTTATCTCTAATGATTAACACCTTGTAAGAAGCCCAGAAACAAAGATCTTACATAGGATGGGATTAGGGCCAATAGGAAGAAGGGGTACCTGaagaaaacttttattttcatAATTTCAAACTAATCTAAAAAAACCTGTTGAAGACCATTATTTGATTTTTAAGCATTAGCATCATATAGCATGCCTTGAAGAACAGaggtttaatttgctcaagctGTCATCAAACACAACAGAGAAGAAAGCAGCACCTACATAGCAACCATAAGTGATTTATCTCAGAAAAAAATAGCTGCAAAATGCAAAGATGGAGGTGAGTGTTATTGGAAGTTTGAAGGCACTCAGGTGCTGCAAGAGTAGTACGAATTGTTCCTACACGCAATATTGTCCAAATGCTATCAGAGTATATTTTCTCACAAATCGCTCATAAATCAATACACTTAGCATAAATCATGAAAAAGGAATCTGAGACAAGGAA
It encodes:
- the LOC8080921 gene encoding peroxidase 5 — encoded protein: MTTKRCCLLVATLLAALLVSVTARLDVGFYNKTCPSAESIVQQTVAAAFGNSSGVAPALIRMHFHDCFVRGCDGSVLIDSTANNTAEKDSPANNPSLRFFDVVDRAKASLEAQCPGVVSCADILAFAARDSVVLTGGLGYQVPSGRRDGRVSNATQATNNLPPPFFNATQLVDRFASKNLTLEDMVVLSGAHTLGVSHCSSFAGPANLGDRLYNFSGSADGIDPALSKAYAFLLKSICPSNSSQFFPNTTTFMDIITPDKFDNKYYVGLTNNLGLFESDAALLTNATMKALVDSFVRNETTWKRKFAKSMVKMGKIEVLTGTQGEIRRNCRVINPASATDVLASQSGSSGFTGVAAS
- the LOC110430090 gene encoding sulfite exporter TauE/SafE family protein 3-like isoform X1, coding for MHNFGCELLYIQEAVKRLEQTAGEEAEYEPLRTGPGVTVDKKLSSDEPSLIENIHCKEVDLLSFVWVAFLVQNYTTTCSPWYWTLDLLPRGHRSAACLHHHFSTCG
- the LOC110430090 gene encoding sulfite exporter TauE/SafE family protein 3-like isoform X2, with product MDRLYQEAVKRLEQTAGEEAEYEPLRTGPGVTVDKKLSSDEPSLIENIHCKEVDLLSFVWVAFLVQNYTTTCSPWYWTLDLLPRGHRSAACLHHHFSTCG